The Acinetobacter sp. GSS19 genome includes a region encoding these proteins:
- a CDS encoding inositol monophosphatase family protein, which translates to MEPMVVMAARAAQTVGQELLKAHQNRHKLDLQVEDKGIDGPVTRVDRYLEQLTIDTLRKSYKNHSFLGEEFGFQEGKGHDADWCWVIDPLDGTQNFINGFPHFCISIAVQHKGITQHGVIYDPVRDEMFSASRGRGAVMNQRRIRVNVKDSLANTFLAVGHPYRATRNGEVVSYAEQHFASLLAVTKAGAHIRRGGSAALDLAYVAAGRFDGFFELGLKPWDIAAGELLVKEAGGTLVDARGGTDSADNGQVLACSMKMLKPLMQAVVPAWADAAK; encoded by the coding sequence ATGGAACCTATGGTGGTGATGGCTGCGCGTGCGGCTCAAACAGTTGGTCAAGAGCTTTTAAAAGCACATCAGAATCGTCATAAACTCGATCTACAGGTAGAAGATAAAGGCATCGATGGTCCGGTAACACGTGTAGATCGCTATTTAGAGCAGTTGACCATTGATACGCTGCGTAAAAGTTATAAAAATCATAGTTTCCTTGGTGAAGAGTTTGGTTTTCAGGAAGGTAAAGGTCACGATGCAGACTGGTGCTGGGTGATTGATCCACTGGATGGTACACAAAACTTCATTAACGGCTTTCCGCATTTCTGTATTTCTATTGCTGTACAACACAAAGGGATCACTCAACATGGTGTGATCTATGATCCGGTACGTGATGAGATGTTCTCTGCCAGCCGTGGTCGTGGTGCGGTGATGAATCAGCGCCGTATTCGTGTCAATGTTAAAGATAGCTTGGCAAATACTTTCCTGGCGGTAGGTCATCCGTACCGTGCTACGCGTAATGGTGAAGTGGTCTCTTACGCTGAACAGCATTTTGCAAGTTTGTTGGCCGTCACCAAAGCGGGTGCACATATCCGTCGTGGTGGTTCTGCAGCCTTAGACTTAGCTTACGTGGCTGCGGGTCGTTTTGATGGTTTCTTTGAACTCGGTTTGAAACCTTGGGATATCGCTGCTGGTGAACTTTTAGTGAAAGAAGCGGGCGGTACACTGGTTGATGCGCGTGGGGGTACAGATTCAGCAGACAATGGTCAAGTTCTGGCATGTTCAATGAAAATGTTGAAACCTTTGATGCAAGCTGTTGTCCCTGCTTGGGCGGATGCAGCCAAATAA
- a CDS encoding DEAD/DEAH box helicase codes for MSKTFADFSLHESLTQALADLGFTAPTPVQEQAIPAALEGKDLLVSSQTGSGKTAAFLLPTLNALAGQDTFVPFKERMRAVTQPNILVISPTRELAQQVSQDAIAFVRHMKGVRIAAIMGGMPFAKQIQQLKGAQVVVATPGRLLDLVNRRQIKLDKVDALIVDEADRMLDLGFAEDLEAISELAANRKQTLMFSATFADRIIRLAECMMQDPLRIAIETGHSTNTDITQTLHWTDGFEHKKKLLTHWLNDETLDQAVVFASTQEDTDMLAEELAEAGHSVVALHGAMPQTVRNRRLRSIREGRAKILVATDVAARGLDVPTISHVINFGLPMKHEDYVHRIGRTGRAGRTGQAVTLATYRERGKIRALEDYLEARLDVSEIEGLEPSPPPARSGRGDGGRGGNKRHGGGREGGRGGFGGGRRFEGESNFKRREGGRDDRPRRSFDDKPRGDRPFGEDRPKRDFGDRPARREGGFGDRPQRSFADKPRGERPFGDDRPKRDFGDRPARREGGFGDRPQRSFGGEDRPRREFNSDRPRRDFADKPRFDSNDDNRGNRVDYKPRTGGFNKPAGEQPRRFGGEDRPRREFNADRPRRDFGDRRRKFND; via the coding sequence ATGAGCAAAACTTTTGCTGATTTTTCTTTGCATGAATCCCTTACTCAAGCCCTTGCAGACTTGGGTTTTACAGCCCCAACTCCTGTACAAGAACAAGCGATTCCTGCTGCGCTAGAAGGCAAAGACCTTTTAGTTTCAAGCCAAACCGGTTCAGGTAAAACCGCTGCCTTTTTACTTCCAACATTAAATGCTTTGGCAGGTCAAGACACCTTCGTTCCATTCAAAGAGCGTATGCGTGCTGTCACTCAACCGAATATTTTGGTGATCTCACCAACACGTGAATTGGCACAACAAGTCAGCCAAGATGCGATTGCCTTTGTACGTCACATGAAAGGTGTGCGTATTGCAGCGATTATGGGTGGTATGCCATTCGCTAAACAAATCCAACAGCTTAAAGGCGCTCAAGTTGTCGTTGCGACACCAGGCCGTTTACTTGACTTGGTCAACCGTCGTCAGATCAAGCTTGATAAAGTAGATGCTTTAATCGTAGATGAAGCAGACCGTATGCTTGATCTTGGTTTCGCTGAAGACTTGGAAGCTATCAGCGAATTAGCAGCGAACCGTAAACAAACTTTGATGTTCTCTGCAACGTTTGCTGACCGTATTATCCGTCTTGCTGAATGTATGATGCAGGATCCGCTACGTATTGCAATTGAAACAGGCCATTCAACCAATACCGATATTACCCAGACATTGCACTGGACAGACGGTTTCGAGCACAAGAAAAAGTTGCTCACCCACTGGTTAAATGATGAAACTTTAGATCAAGCGGTTGTGTTTGCCAGCACACAAGAAGACACTGATATGCTAGCGGAAGAGTTGGCGGAAGCAGGTCACTCTGTGGTTGCACTACACGGTGCTATGCCACAAACCGTACGTAACCGTCGTTTACGCAGTATCCGTGAAGGTCGTGCAAAAATTCTGGTTGCAACTGACGTTGCTGCACGTGGTCTTGACGTACCAACAATTTCGCACGTGATCAACTTTGGCTTGCCGATGAAACACGAAGACTATGTACACCGTATCGGTCGTACAGGTCGTGCTGGTCGTACAGGTCAGGCGGTGACTTTGGCGACTTACCGTGAACGTGGCAAGATTCGTGCGCTTGAAGATTATTTAGAAGCACGTTTGGATGTGTCTGAAATTGAAGGCCTAGAGCCATCTCCGCCTCCAGCACGTTCTGGTCGTGGTGATGGTGGTCGTGGCGGTAATAAACGCCATGGTGGTGGTCGTGAAGGTGGCCGTGGTGGTTTTGGCGGTGGCCGTCGCTTTGAAGGTGAAAGCAACTTCAAGCGTCGTGAAGGTGGTCGTGATGACCGTCCACGCCGTAGCTTCGATGATAAACCACGTGGCGACCGTCCATTTGGTGAAGATCGTCCAAAACGTGATTTTGGTGACCGTCCAGCACGCCGTGAAGGTGGCTTTGGTGACCGTCCACAACGCAGCTTTGCTGACAAACCACGTGGTGAACGTCCATTCGGTGATGACCGTCCGAAACGTGATTTTGGTGACCGTCCAGCGCGCCGTGAAGGTGGCTTTGGCGACCGTCCACAACGCAGCTTTGGTGGTGAAGATCGTCCACGTCGCGAGTTCAATTCGGATCGCCCACGTCGTGACTTTGCTGACAAGCCTCGTTTTGACAGCAATGATGACAACCGTGGTAATCGTGTAGATTACAAACCACGTACTGGTGGCTTTAACAAACCGGCAGGTGAGCAACCACGTCGTTTTGGTGGTGAAGACCGTCCACGTCGTGAGTTCAATGCGGATCGTCCACGTCGTGACTTTGGCGACCGTCGTCGTAAATTCAACGACTAA
- a CDS encoding ABC transporter ATP-binding protein, whose amino-acid sequence MNNSTALQTDSLIEVKNLSFKRGQRVIYDNVNIQIRRGQITAIMGPSGTGKTTLLRLIGGQLMPEHGEVLLEGKNLNHMSRQELFAARARMGMLFQTGALFTDISVYENVAFPLRAHTRLPENLIAELVALKLEAVGLRGTEQLMPAELSGGMNRRVALARAIALDPELIMYDEPFAGQDPIVKGVLTRLIRSLREALDLTTIIVSHDVHETLSIADYIYIVAEGVVQGEGTPAELQASDIPFVKQFLTGSMEGPVDYQFSHQAYLSHEVRA is encoded by the coding sequence ATGAATAATTCTACTGCGCTCCAGACCGATTCGCTGATTGAAGTCAAAAATTTGAGTTTCAAGCGCGGACAACGTGTCATCTATGACAATGTCAACATTCAAATTCGTCGTGGTCAGATTACCGCGATTATGGGACCCTCTGGCACCGGAAAGACGACCTTGTTACGCTTGATTGGTGGTCAGTTGATGCCAGAGCATGGGGAAGTTTTACTCGAAGGTAAAAACTTAAATCACATGTCACGTCAGGAACTGTTTGCTGCTCGTGCTCGTATGGGCATGCTGTTTCAAACGGGTGCGCTGTTTACCGATATTTCAGTTTATGAAAACGTTGCTTTCCCTTTACGTGCCCACACCCGATTACCTGAGAATCTGATTGCCGAACTCGTTGCATTGAAGCTCGAAGCAGTAGGATTACGTGGTACTGAACAACTCATGCCTGCTGAACTCTCTGGCGGGATGAATCGTCGTGTGGCCTTGGCGCGTGCGATCGCTTTAGATCCAGAATTGATCATGTATGATGAACCTTTTGCGGGTCAGGATCCGATTGTGAAAGGCGTATTAACCCGTCTGATCCGTTCTTTGCGTGAAGCTCTGGATTTAACCACCATTATTGTCTCGCATGACGTGCATGAAACCCTTTCGATTGCCGATTATATTTATATCGTGGCGGAAGGCGTTGTACAAGGTGAGGGGACGCCTGCTGAATTACAAGCGAGTGATATTCCTTTTGTTAAGCAGTTTTTGACCGGCTCGATGGAAGGTCCAGTGGATTATCAATTTAGCCATCAAGCGTATTTAAGTCATGAGGTGCGTGCATGA
- the mlaE gene encoding lipid asymmetry maintenance ABC transporter permease subunit MlaE gives MNAIASLGRSVIASVQGIGVATLMLAQIIFSMPTWLGVRLFIYQMYRVGVMSLLIIAVSGLFIGLVLGLQGHSILVNIGSEAMLGTMVALTLLRELAPVVTALLFAGRAGSALTAEIGLMKATEQLASMEMIGVDPLKRIVSPRLWAGIVSLPMLTVIFSAIGILGGKMVGVDFLGVDEGSFWSGMQNSVEFHHDIVNGIIKSVVFALICTWIAVYQGYACVPTSDGIATSTTRTVVYSSLCVLGFDFVLTAVMFGGIK, from the coding sequence ATGAATGCCATTGCCTCCTTAGGCCGAAGCGTTATTGCAAGTGTCCAGGGGATTGGGGTAGCCACCCTGATGCTGGCACAAATTATTTTTTCCATGCCAACGTGGTTAGGCGTCCGGTTGTTTATCTACCAGATGTACCGGGTCGGTGTGATGTCACTGCTGATTATTGCAGTTTCTGGTCTGTTTATTGGTCTGGTTTTAGGCTTACAGGGCCATTCGATTCTGGTCAATATAGGCAGTGAGGCAATGCTGGGCACTATGGTTGCGTTAACCTTGTTACGTGAACTCGCGCCTGTAGTTACGGCCTTGTTGTTTGCGGGGCGTGCAGGTTCTGCCTTAACAGCTGAAATTGGCTTGATGAAAGCGACTGAGCAACTGGCCAGTATGGAAATGATTGGGGTTGATCCGCTGAAACGGATTGTCTCGCCACGTCTTTGGGCGGGTATCGTTAGCTTGCCAATGTTGACCGTGATCTTTTCTGCAATTGGTATTCTCGGCGGTAAAATGGTTGGCGTGGATTTCCTCGGTGTGGATGAAGGTTCCTTCTGGAGCGGTATGCAAAACAGCGTGGAATTTCACCATGATATCGTCAATGGCATTATTAAAAGTGTTGTGTTTGCCTTGATCTGTACCTGGATTGCTGTGTATCAGGGCTATGCCTGTGTCCCGACTTCTGATGGAATCGCGACTTCTACCACCCGTACAGTGGTGTATTCGTCATTATGTGTTTTAGGATTCGATTTTGTGTTGACTGCGGTCATGTTCGGAGGAATTAAATGA
- the mlaD gene encoding outer membrane lipid asymmetry maintenance protein MlaD, which produces MKSRTSELAVGIFVIIFGVALFFLAMKVSGLSGTNLRDSYTLTATFDNVNGLKPRAKVTMSGVTIGRVEEISLDPVTRLATVTFALDGKMTSFNAEQLKTVQNNALEELRYSSEYQQATPEKQKAMEQQQIANMKSITSIDEDAYIMVATNGLLGEKYLKVVPGGGLNYIKRGERVANTQGTMDLEDLINKFITGGASKSAQGTNADQSVIPAETTEASEAQASFVE; this is translated from the coding sequence ATGAAGTCACGTACCAGTGAGCTGGCCGTCGGTATCTTTGTCATTATCTTCGGTGTTGCATTATTTTTCTTGGCCATGAAAGTCAGTGGTTTATCCGGTACTAACTTGCGTGACAGCTATACCTTGACAGCGACTTTTGACAACGTGAATGGCTTGAAACCGCGTGCCAAAGTAACCATGAGTGGTGTCACGATTGGCCGTGTTGAGGAAATTAGCTTAGATCCAGTGACTCGTTTGGCTACCGTGACTTTTGCCCTAGATGGCAAAATGACTTCATTCAATGCCGAGCAGCTAAAAACCGTGCAGAATAATGCACTCGAAGAGTTGCGTTACAGTTCTGAATATCAGCAGGCAACACCAGAAAAACAAAAAGCAATGGAACAGCAACAAATTGCGAACATGAAATCCATCACCAGTATTGATGAGGATGCTTATATCATGGTAGCGACCAATGGTCTGTTGGGTGAAAAGTATTTGAAAGTTGTACCAGGCGGTGGGCTTAACTACATCAAGCGTGGTGAGCGTGTAGCGAATACCCAAGGCACGATGGATCTTGAAGATTTAATTAATAAGTTTATTACCGGTGGTGCGAGCAAATCAGCGCAAGGTACTAATGCTGATCAAAGTGTAATCCCGGCAGAAACAACTGAAGCGTCTGAAGCACAAGCTTCATTTGTTGAATAA
- a CDS encoding MlaC/ttg2D family ABC transporter substrate-binding protein — protein sequence MNTLLKQTLTASVLSTLIAGSVFAAPAEAPPVFIKRVADGLVERLKADRSKLQNNPAAVKAIVRQKLDPYVDAQAFTRIVMGTYATNQYSTAAQRARFEQNFRETLIENYGGAFAKYTNQTYSIRPYKATNSKYPVVTIDFIDGGEKTPVSFQLADKGNQWKIRNINVAGIDLGLQFRNQFAATVKRNGNNLDKAIANFEPDAEAAVNANGKKK from the coding sequence GTGAACACGTTGTTAAAACAAACACTCACGGCGAGTGTTCTATCAACCTTGATTGCAGGTAGCGTATTTGCTGCACCGGCAGAAGCACCGCCTGTGTTTATTAAACGTGTGGCTGACGGCTTGGTTGAGCGCTTAAAAGCAGACCGTAGCAAGTTGCAAAACAATCCGGCGGCTGTGAAAGCGATTGTGCGTCAAAAGCTTGATCCTTATGTTGATGCACAGGCTTTTACCCGCATTGTGATGGGAACTTATGCGACCAACCAATACAGTACGGCTGCGCAACGTGCACGTTTTGAACAAAACTTCCGTGAAACACTGATTGAAAACTATGGCGGAGCTTTTGCGAAGTATACGAATCAGACTTATAGTATTCGTCCGTATAAAGCGACCAACAGCAAATATCCAGTGGTAACCATCGACTTTATTGATGGTGGTGAAAAAACCCCGGTATCGTTCCAGTTGGCTGACAAAGGTAACCAATGGAAAATCCGTAACATCAACGTGGCTGGCATTGACCTAGGTCTACAGTTCCGTAATCAGTTTGCGGCAACGGTTAAACGTAATGGTAATAACCTTGATAAAGCAATTGCGAACTTTGAGCCGGATGCGGAAGCAGCGGTTAATGCAAATGGCAAAAAGAAATAA
- a CDS encoding STAS domain-containing protein yields MIKLLNQELVLSGKIDFANAEAVYRQGLGLIQSQSQFPLVVNLAELEQGNTMVLAVLVQWLRKTPNAQGLQFKAVPEKMLKIIQACHLQDDLQLIA; encoded by the coding sequence GTGATTAAGTTGCTGAATCAGGAATTGGTACTGTCGGGAAAAATTGATTTTGCTAATGCAGAAGCGGTCTATCGTCAGGGACTTGGCTTGATTCAGTCCCAGTCACAATTTCCACTGGTGGTGAATCTGGCTGAGTTAGAGCAGGGCAATACCATGGTTCTAGCGGTGTTAGTGCAATGGTTGCGCAAAACCCCAAATGCCCAAGGCCTACAGTTCAAGGCTGTGCCAGAAAAAATGCTGAAAATCATTCAGGCTTGTCATTTGCAGGATGATTTACAGCTGATCGCCTAA